GGCGCTCGCAGCGGGGGTGCCGGTCGTCTGCCGTGACCTGCCCGTGCTGCGGGAGGTCTTCGGGTCGGCGGTCCTGTTCGGGGCGTCGGTGCCGGAGCTGGTCGACGCGCTCGACCGGGCGCTGCGCGCGCCCGTGGACCCGGACGTCGGGCGGGCGCTCGCCGCGTCGTACACGTGGGAGAGCGCCGCGCGGCAGCACCTGGAGTGGTACGGCGCCTGAACCCCTCCCGGTCGTCACCGCACCGGCCTAGGGTGCTGCGCATGAGGCGGCGCCCCCACGAGAACGTGCTCACGGTGCTCGTCGACCCCGCCGTGCTGCACGACCTCGAGCTCGAGCTGGTCGGGCGCGACCTCTGGCTGTGGCCGGTGCGCACGGCGGGCGTCTACCGCGACGGGGCGCAGGCGGCGCGGGTGATCCGCCGCCGCATGGTCGAGGCTCGTCGCGGGGCCTGGGACGACGCCGCGCGCTGGGTGCCGGTGTGGATCGCGTTCGGCGACACCTGGCGGCGCGGCGTCGACCCGCTGCCGTGGGCGGCGCACGCGGAGCTGTACGACGCGCTGACGCCCTACGCGGCGCACGTGCGCTACCGGAAGGGGCTAGCGGGGGTCCCGCGACTGCGCGTCACGCGCGAGGCGGCCTGAGGCCTCCGGGGCCCCGTCCCGGGGGCCACGAGATGTGCGGCTGGGACAGGTCTGGCCGAGCTGGCGACGCGCCAACGTCCCAGTTCGGGGCCGGTGCCGGCCCGACCTCCTTGCCCCCGTGGTTAACGAACGCTAACCTCGCTGGTTAGCAACCGCTAACCACCGCAGGAGGGCCCGCCGATGTTCGAGCTGTCACGGGAGCACGAGGAGTTCCGTCGCTCCGTGCGCGAGTTCGCGGAGGCGGAGATCGCTCCGCACGCCGCGCGCTGGGACCGCGAGCACCACTTCCCGACCGACGTCGTGCACAAGATGGGCGACCTGGGGCTGTTCGGGCTGACGGCGCCGGAGGAGTACGGCGGCGCGGGACTCGAGGGCTCCGACGGCGGGTTCACGTCCCTGTGCCTCGCGATCGAGGAGCTCGGTCGCGTCGACCAGTCGATGGGCATCACGCTGCAGGCCGGGGTGGGCCTCGGCATCAACCCCGTCCTCACCTACGGCACCGACGCGCAGAAGGAGCAGTGGCTGCCCGACCTCGTGGCCGGACGCACGCTCGCGGGCTTCGGCCTCACCGAGCCCGGCGCCGGCTCGGACGCGGGCGCGACCGCCACGAAGGCCCGCCTCGACGGCGACGAGTGGGTGATCGACGGCGCCAAGCAGTTCATCACCAACTCCGGCTCCGCCATCACGAGCCTCGTCAACATCACGGCCCGCACGGGCACGCGGGAGAACGGCCGCCCGGAGATCAGCACCCTCATGGTGCCGGCCGGCACGCCGGGCTTCACCGCGGAGAAGGCCTACGACAAGCTCGGGTGGCACGCCTCCGACACCCACCCGCTGAGCTTCGAGGACTGCCGCGTCCCGGCCGAGAACCTCCTCGGCGAGCGCGGGCGGGGCTACGCGCAGTTCCTCGCCACGCTGGACGACGGCCGCGTCGCGATCTCGGCCCTCAGCGTCGGCTGCATGCAGGCGTGCCTCGACCTGTGCGTCGCCTACGCCGGTGAGCGCCAGACCTTCGGCGGCCCGATCGGCCGCAAGCAGGGCGTCGCCTTCCAGATCGCCGACCTCGAGGTGATGCTCCAGGCGGGCCGGATGCTGACCTACCGCGCAGCGGCGATGAAGGACGCGGGCGCGCCGTACCAGCAGTTCAAGCACGCCGCCTCGATCGCCAAGCTGCAGACCACGGAGGCGGCGGTGACGGCGACGCGGATCGCGACGCAGGTGTTCGGCGGCTACGGGTTCATGGAGGAGTACCCGGTGGCGCGGTTCTACCGCGACGCCAAGGTGCTCGAGATCGGCGAGGGCACCTCCGAGGTGCAGCGCATGCTCATCGCCCGCGGCCTCGGTCTCCCGGTCGAGTGAGGGCGCGATGACCACGAAGCGGATCACCCAACGCGGGCTGTGGTTCGAGGAGTTCGAGGTCGGCACGACCTACGAGCACCGCCCCGGCCGCACCGTCACGGAGGCCGACAACGTCCTCTTCACGACGCTGACGATGAACACCCAGCCGCTCCACCTCGACGCCGCGGAGAGCGAGCAGACCGGCCCGTTCCACGAGCGGCTCGTGAACTCGATGTTCACCCTGTCCACGCTCGTCGGCCTCTCCGTGGCCCAGCTGACGCAGGGCACGATCGTCGCGAACCTCGGGTTCACCGAGATCGCCTTCCCGGCGCCGGTGCGGCACGGCGACACGATCTACGCCGAGACGCTCGTCGTCGACAAGCGGCCCTCCTCGAGCCGGCCGGGGGAGGGCGTCGTCACGCTCGCCCACACCGCCCGCAACCAGCGCGGCGAGGTCGTCGCGACGGCGACGCGGAAGACCCTCGTGCGCGTGCGGCCGGACCAGCCCCAGCAGGATCCCGCGTGAGCGCCTGGCTCCCCGGCCCCGGCTGGCTGTTCTGCCCGGCCGACCGGCCGGAGCGCTACGTCAAGGCCCTCGGCCGCGCCGACGTCGTCATCCTCGACCTCGAGGACGCCGTCGCCCGGCCGGCGAAGGCCGCCGCTCGCGACGCCGTGCGCCGCCTCGCGGAGACCGGCGACCTCGACCTCGAGCGCACCGTCGTGCGGGTCAACGCGGCCGACGACGCCGAGGAGCACGCGCACGACGTGGCGCTGCTCGCCGCGGCGGGGGTACGGCGCGTGATGCTCGCCAAGGCCGAGGAGCCGGCCGCGGTCGCCGCGCTGGCCGCCGGGGGCGCGCACGAGGTGCTGCCGCTGCTGGAGACGCCGCGCGGCATCGAGGACGCCGGTCGGATCGCGGCCACGGACGGTGTCGTCGCCGTCATGTGGGGCGCCGACGACCTCGTCGCCGCGATGGGCGGCACGGGCAGCCGACGGGCCGACGGGAGCTACCGCGACGTGGCGCGCTACGCCCGTGAGCGCACGCTGATCGCCGCCAAGGCCCACGGCCGGCTCGCGCTCGACGCCGTGCACATGGACATCGCCGACACCGACGGTCTCGCCGCCGCCGCCGAGGACGCCGCCGCCGTGGGCTTCGACGCCACGGTCGCGATCCACCCGAGCCAGGTCGCCGTCATCCGGGCGGCCTACGCGCCGAGCCCGGAGCGGCTCGCGTGGGCGGAGGGACTGCTCGCGGCGTACCCCGACGGTCTGTCCGGCGCCGGCGGCGTCGGCACCTACGAAGGCCGGATGGTCGACGGCCCGATCTTCGCCCAGGCACGCACCGTGCTGCGCCGGGCGGCAGCGACGAGCCAGCAGAAGGGTGGAGAAGCATGAGCCTCCGGGAGGTGACCGCGGAGCTGCGGTCGCGGATGGCGGCCCTGACCGCCGGACGGGCGGGCGGCGGCGAGGCCGCGCGCCGCAAGCACACCGACCGCGGGAAGCTGCTGGTGCGCGACCGCGTCGACCGGCTCCTCGACCCCGGCAGCCCGTTCCTCGAGCTGGCGCCGCTGGCCGCGACGGGCATGTACGGCGCACCCGACGCCGCCCCCGACGCCCCCGACGCGGTGCCCTCGGCGGGCGTCGTCGCCGGCATCGGCCTCGTGCACGGCCGCCCCGTCATGGTCGTCGCCAACGACGCCACCGTGAAGGGCGGCACCTACTACCCGATGACGGTCAAGAAGCACCTCCGGGCGCAGGCCGTCGCCGCCGAGCACCACCTGCCGTGCATCTACCTCGTCGACTCGGGCGGTGCGTTCCTGCCGATGCAGGACGAGGTCTTCCCCGACCGCGAGCACTTCGGCCGGATCTTCTTCAACCAGGCGCAGCTCTCCGCGCGCGGCATCCCGCAGCTCGCCGCCGTCATGGGCTCGTGCACCGCCGGCGGCGCCTACGTGCCGGCCATGAGCGACGAGACCGTCATCGTCCGCGAGCAGGGCACGATCTTCCTCGGCGGTCCGCCGCTGGTGAAGGCCGCGACGGGCGAGGTCGTCACCGCGGAGGAGCTCGGCGGCGGCGACGTCCACGCCCGCACCTCCGGCGTGGTCGACCACCTCGCCGACGACGACGACCACGCGCTGGCCATCCTGCGCTCGATCGTCGCCACGCTGCCGGCCCCGCCCGCGCTGCCCCCGACGGCGGAGG
This Nocardioides alkalitolerans DNA region includes the following protein-coding sequences:
- a CDS encoding CoA ester lyase, whose protein sequence is MSAWLPGPGWLFCPADRPERYVKALGRADVVILDLEDAVARPAKAAARDAVRRLAETGDLDLERTVVRVNAADDAEEHAHDVALLAAAGVRRVMLAKAEEPAAVAALAAGGAHEVLPLLETPRGIEDAGRIAATDGVVAVMWGADDLVAAMGGTGSRRADGSYRDVARYARERTLIAAKAHGRLALDAVHMDIADTDGLAAAAEDAAAVGFDATVAIHPSQVAVIRAAYAPSPERLAWAEGLLAAYPDGLSGAGGVGTYEGRMVDGPIFAQARTVLRRAAATSQQKGGEA
- a CDS encoding acyl-CoA dehydrogenase family protein → MFELSREHEEFRRSVREFAEAEIAPHAARWDREHHFPTDVVHKMGDLGLFGLTAPEEYGGAGLEGSDGGFTSLCLAIEELGRVDQSMGITLQAGVGLGINPVLTYGTDAQKEQWLPDLVAGRTLAGFGLTEPGAGSDAGATATKARLDGDEWVIDGAKQFITNSGSAITSLVNITARTGTRENGRPEISTLMVPAGTPGFTAEKAYDKLGWHASDTHPLSFEDCRVPAENLLGERGRGYAQFLATLDDGRVAISALSVGCMQACLDLCVAYAGERQTFGGPIGRKQGVAFQIADLEVMLQAGRMLTYRAAAMKDAGAPYQQFKHAASIAKLQTTEAAVTATRIATQVFGGYGFMEEYPVARFYRDAKVLEIGEGTSEVQRMLIARGLGLPVE
- a CDS encoding carboxyl transferase domain-containing protein, with the protein product MSLREVTAELRSRMAALTAGRAGGGEAARRKHTDRGKLLVRDRVDRLLDPGSPFLELAPLAATGMYGAPDAAPDAPDAVPSAGVVAGIGLVHGRPVMVVANDATVKGGTYYPMTVKKHLRAQAVAAEHHLPCIYLVDSGGAFLPMQDEVFPDREHFGRIFFNQAQLSARGIPQLAAVMGSCTAGGAYVPAMSDETVIVREQGTIFLGGPPLVKAATGEVVTAEELGGGDVHARTSGVVDHLADDDDHALAILRSIVATLPAPPALPPTAEEPEPPAYPLDTIYDVVPSDTRQPYDVREVIRRVVDGSRFHEFKQLYGETLVCGFARVEGHEVGIVANNGILFSSSALKGAHFVELCNARKIPLLFLQNITGFMVGREYENGGIARDGAKLVTAVASSVVPKLTVVIGGSHGAGNYGMCGRAYDPRFLWMWPNARISVMGGEQAASVLSTVRRDGVEARGGEWSAEDEEAFKAPIREQYETQGSAYYSTARLWDDGVIDPADTRRVVGMALALAAQAAAVEPIPQPSYGVFRM
- a CDS encoding MaoC family dehydratase — protein: MTTKRITQRGLWFEEFEVGTTYEHRPGRTVTEADNVLFTTLTMNTQPLHLDAAESEQTGPFHERLVNSMFTLSTLVGLSVAQLTQGTIVANLGFTEIAFPAPVRHGDTIYAETLVVDKRPSSSRPGEGVVTLAHTARNQRGEVVATATRKTLVRVRPDQPQQDPA